GATCACGTCGTACTCGTCCGGCCGGCGGACCATGTCCATGCTCGCGGCGTCGACGAGGAGTCGCTCCACCTCCACGTCGGGGTAGTCCTCGCTCACCTCTTCGACCATGTCGTCCCAGAAGACCATGCTGTGGGCCTGGGCGTTCGACTTCGTGACGTTCGTCAGGTGCCCCGAGCGCTCGCTCGCCGCCTCGAACGCCGGCCGAAGCAGTTTCTCGGTCCCCTCGCGGGTGAACACCGACGCCTGCACCGCCACCTCGTTGTCGAAGCCCCGGTGTTCCCGGCCGCCCACGTCCGCGTACTCGCCCTCCGTGTTCTGCCGGTAGACCACGAAGTCGATGTCGCCGCCCTCGTAGCCCCGGAGGGGGCTCTGGACGCCCTCGAAGAGGTACGCGGGGCGCTTACAGACGTGCTGGTTGAACCCCTTCGTGATGGGGAGTCGGAGCCCCCGGAGGGTGACGTGGTCCGGGACGTCGGGGTGGCCGACGGCACCCAGCAGGATGGCGTCGAAGTCCTCCAGTTGATCCAGTCCGTCGTCGGGCATGAGCGCCCCCTCGTCGAGGTAGCGCTGGCTCCCCCAGTCGAACCACGTCGTCTCCACGTTCACGCCGTGACCGTCGGCCACGTCGATCAGGAGGGGTTCGACCGCCTCCACGACTTCGTTCCCGATGCCGTCGCCCGGGATGACCGCGACGTCGTACATGGGCGTGGGTGTCGGGGTGTGGTCATAAAGGGTGCGGGCTCGCCGTGCGGTACTACTCCACGAGCCGAATCTCGGCCGACGCCTGGCCGC
This window of the Haloplanus rubicundus genome carries:
- a CDS encoding isocitrate/isopropylmalate dehydrogenase family protein, which translates into the protein MYDVAVIPGDGIGNEVVEAVEPLLIDVADGHGVNVETTWFDWGSQRYLDEGALMPDDGLDQLEDFDAILLGAVGHPDVPDHVTLRGLRLPITKGFNQHVCKRPAYLFEGVQSPLRGYEGGDIDFVVYRQNTEGEYADVGGREHRGFDNEVAVQASVFTREGTEKLLRPAFEAASERSGHLTNVTKSNAQAHSMVFWDDMVEEVSEDYPDVEVERLLVDAASMDMVRRPDEYDVIVASNLFGDILTDIGGGIMGSLGLAPSTNINPDGTYPSMFEPVHGSAFDIMGEGVANPLGTVLSASLMFEHLEEAAVAEALWAGVADQLADADAPRTADIGGSARTVAVTDDLRDRLV